A single region of the Yersinia entomophaga genome encodes:
- the mazG gene encoding nucleoside triphosphate pyrophosphohydrolase, producing the protein MTPTETAADSTASALQRLLDIMRALRDPENGCPWDRKQTFDTIAPYTLEETYEVLDAIQRQDYPDLRDELGDLLFQVVFYAQMGQEQGLFAFDDICNAISDKLVRRHPHVFPVSGQSAEVMDSAEIIAGWEQRKAGERADKALYSALDDIPDALPALMKAHKIQKRCAAVGFDWDTLGPVLDKVYEEIDEVMFEAKQAVVDEEKLGEEIGDLLFATVNLSRHLGHKAENALQAANRKFERRFRQVEQIVTASGRKMEDASLAEMEAAWQQVKKQETEI; encoded by the coding sequence ATGACGCCTACTGAAACCGCCGCTGATTCCACCGCTTCGGCCTTACAACGTCTGTTGGATATCATGCGCGCGTTGCGTGACCCGGAAAACGGCTGCCCGTGGGACCGTAAGCAGACTTTCGATACCATCGCGCCTTACACGCTGGAAGAAACCTACGAGGTGCTTGACGCGATTCAGCGGCAGGATTATCCCGACCTGCGTGATGAACTGGGCGATTTGCTGTTCCAGGTGGTTTTTTATGCCCAAATGGGGCAAGAACAGGGGTTATTTGCCTTCGATGATATTTGCAACGCCATCAGCGACAAACTGGTGCGCCGCCATCCTCACGTTTTCCCTGTTTCGGGTCAATCGGCCGAGGTGATGGATAGCGCAGAAATTATTGCCGGTTGGGAGCAACGCAAAGCCGGGGAACGGGCTGATAAGGCGCTGTACTCGGCGTTGGATGATATTCCAGACGCTTTACCGGCGTTGATGAAGGCGCATAAAATCCAGAAACGCTGTGCCGCCGTTGGTTTTGATTGGGATACGCTTGGCCCGGTGCTGGACAAAGTATACGAAGAAATCGACGAAGTGATGTTTGAAGCGAAACAGGCGGTGGTGGACGAGGAGAAACTGGGAGAGGAAATCGGCGATTTGCTATTTGCGACGGTGAATCTGTCCCGCCATTTGGGCCATAAAGCCGAAAATGCTTTGCAGGCGGCAAACCGTAAATTCGAGCGACGCTTTCGTCAGGTAGAACAGATAGTTACCGCCTCTGGCCGCAAGATGGAAGATGCCTCTTTAGCCGAAATGGAAGCCGCATGGCAGCAGGTTAAAAAGCAAGAAACTGAAATCTAA
- the pyrG gene encoding glutamine hydrolyzing CTP synthase: protein MTTNYIFVTGGVVSSLGKGIAAASLAAILEARGLNVTIMKLDPYINVDPGTMSPTQHGEVFVTEDGAETDLDLGHYERFIRTKMTRRNNFTTGRIYSEVLRKERRGDYLGATIQVIPHITNAIKERIIEGGEGHDVVLVEIGGTVGDIESLPFLEAIRQMAVDVGREHTLYMHLTLVPYLAAAGEVKTKPTQHSVKELLSIGIQPDVLICRSDRAVPANERAKIALFCNVPEKAVISLKDVDSIYKIPGLLKSQGLDDYICKRFSLTCPEANLAEWEQVIYEESNPGGEVTIGMIGKYVELPDAYKSVIEALKHGGLKNRLTVNIKLIDSQDVETRGEEMLKGLDAILIPGGFGYRGVEGKVTAARYAREHNIPYLGICLGMQVALMEFARNVAGMQNANSTEFVPDCKYPVVALITEWRDEDGNVEVRTEESDLGGTMRVGGQQCNLTDGSLVRQMYGEPTIVERHRHRYEVNNMLLKQIEAAGLRVAGRSADNKLVEIIELPNHPWFVACQFHPEFTSTPRDGHPLFAGFVKAAGEYQKRQVK, encoded by the coding sequence ATGACAACTAATTATATTTTTGTGACCGGCGGGGTCGTATCCTCTCTGGGTAAAGGCATTGCCGCAGCCTCCTTGGCGGCTATTCTTGAAGCCCGTGGCCTCAACGTTACCATCATGAAACTGGACCCGTATATCAACGTGGATCCGGGCACCATGAGCCCGACACAACACGGGGAAGTTTTCGTCACCGAAGATGGTGCTGAAACCGATCTGGATTTAGGGCACTACGAGCGCTTCATTCGCACCAAAATGACCCGCCGCAATAACTTCACCACTGGCCGCATTTACTCAGAAGTGCTGCGTAAAGAGCGTCGTGGCGATTATCTGGGTGCAACTATCCAGGTTATTCCTCATATTACCAACGCTATCAAAGAACGTATCATCGAAGGCGGCGAAGGCCACGACGTGGTATTGGTCGAAATTGGTGGCACCGTAGGTGATATTGAATCTCTGCCGTTCTTGGAAGCGATTCGTCAGATGGCGGTAGATGTTGGCCGCGAGCATACTTTGTATATGCACCTGACGCTGGTTCCTTACCTGGCTGCGGCTGGCGAAGTGAAAACTAAGCCAACACAACATTCGGTTAAAGAGCTGCTTTCCATCGGTATTCAGCCTGATGTGCTGATTTGTCGTTCCGATCGCGCAGTTCCTGCTAACGAACGGGCGAAAATCGCTCTGTTCTGTAACGTGCCAGAAAAAGCTGTTATCTCTCTTAAAGACGTTGATTCCATTTATAAAATCCCAGGCCTCTTGAAATCACAGGGCCTTGACGATTATATTTGTAAACGATTCAGCTTAACTTGTCCTGAAGCAAATCTTGCCGAGTGGGAACAGGTAATATATGAAGAGTCCAATCCGGGTGGCGAAGTGACCATCGGGATGATCGGCAAATACGTTGAGCTGCCGGATGCCTACAAATCCGTGATCGAAGCCTTGAAACACGGCGGGTTGAAAAACCGTCTGACCGTTAACATCAAGCTGATCGATTCACAGGACGTAGAAACCCGCGGCGAAGAAATGCTGAAAGGGCTGGATGCTATTCTAATCCCAGGTGGCTTCGGCTATCGCGGTGTAGAAGGCAAGGTGACTGCGGCGCGTTATGCCCGTGAACACAATATTCCTTACCTGGGCATTTGCCTGGGTATGCAAGTTGCACTGATGGAGTTTGCCCGTAATGTCGCGGGTATGCAGAACGCCAACTCCACGGAATTTGTGCCAGACTGTAAGTACCCGGTGGTTGCATTGATCACCGAATGGCGTGATGAAGACGGCAACGTTGAAGTACGTACGGAAGAAAGCGATTTGGGCGGTACCATGCGTGTGGGTGGGCAGCAATGCAACCTTACCGATGGTAGCCTGGTACGTCAGATGTATGGCGAACCCACCATCGTTGAACGCCATCGTCATCGCTATGAAGTAAACAACATGTTGTTGAAGCAGATTGAAGCTGCCGGTCTACGCGTAGCCGGGCGCTCTGCTGATAACAAGCTGGTGGAAATCATCGAGTTGCCTAACCATCCTTGGTTTGTCGCTTGTCAGTTCCATCCAGAATTTACTTCGACGCCACGTGATGGTCACCCGTTGTTCGCCGGCTTTGTGAAAGCGGCTGGTGAGTATCAGAAGCGCCAGGTGAAATAA
- the eno gene encoding phosphopyruvate hydratase: MSKIVKVIGREIIDSRGNPTVEAEVHLEGGFVGLAAAPSGASTGSREALELRDGDKSRFLGKGVLKAVAAVNGPIAQAVIGKDAKDQANIDKIMIDLDGTENKSKFGANAILAVSLAAAKAAAASKGMPLYEHIAELNGTPGQFSMPLPMMNIINGGEHADNNVDIQEFMIQPVGAKTLKEAVRIGSEVFHNLAKVLKAKGLNTAVGDEGGYAPNLESNAAALAAIKEAVEQAGYVLGKDITLAMDCAASEFYNKETGMYELKGEGKTFTSQEFTHYLEGLAKQYPIVSIEDGLDESDWDGFKYQTEVLGDKLQLVGDDLFVTNTKILKEGIEKGVANSILIKFNQIGSLTETLAAIKMAKDAGYTAVISHRSGETEDATIADLAVGTAAGQIKTGSMSRSDRVAKYNQLIRIEEALGDRAVFNGLKEVKGQ; the protein is encoded by the coding sequence ATGTCCAAAATCGTTAAAGTCATCGGTCGCGAAATCATCGACTCCCGTGGTAACCCAACTGTAGAAGCTGAAGTCCATCTGGAAGGCGGTTTCGTTGGTTTGGCTGCTGCACCATCAGGTGCTTCTACCGGTTCCCGTGAAGCACTGGAACTGCGTGACGGTGACAAGTCCCGTTTCCTGGGCAAAGGCGTTCTGAAAGCTGTTGCCGCTGTTAATGGCCCGATTGCTCAGGCTGTTATCGGTAAAGATGCCAAAGACCAGGCTAACATCGATAAAATCATGATCGATCTGGACGGTACCGAAAACAAATCGAAATTCGGTGCAAACGCAATTCTGGCTGTTTCTCTGGCTGCTGCCAAAGCGGCTGCTGCGTCTAAAGGCATGCCTTTGTACGAGCACATCGCTGAACTGAACGGCACCCCAGGCCAATTCTCTATGCCACTGCCTATGATGAATATCATCAACGGCGGCGAGCACGCAGACAACAACGTTGATATTCAAGAGTTTATGATTCAGCCTGTTGGCGCTAAAACTCTGAAAGAAGCGGTTCGTATCGGTTCTGAAGTGTTCCACAACCTGGCTAAAGTTCTGAAAGCTAAAGGTCTGAACACTGCTGTTGGTGACGAAGGTGGCTACGCGCCAAACCTGGAATCCAACGCTGCTGCACTGGCTGCAATCAAAGAAGCCGTAGAACAAGCGGGTTACGTGCTGGGTAAAGACATTACTCTGGCTATGGACTGTGCAGCTTCTGAGTTCTACAACAAAGAAACCGGTATGTATGAGCTGAAAGGCGAAGGCAAAACCTTCACTTCTCAAGAGTTCACTCATTACCTGGAAGGTCTGGCTAAACAATATCCAATCGTTTCTATCGAAGACGGTCTGGACGAGTCTGACTGGGATGGTTTCAAATACCAGACCGAAGTGCTGGGCGACAAACTGCAACTGGTTGGTGATGACCTGTTCGTAACCAACACCAAGATCCTGAAAGAAGGTATCGAAAAAGGTGTTGCTAACTCTATCCTGATCAAATTCAACCAGATCGGTTCTCTGACCGAAACTCTGGCTGCAATCAAGATGGCGAAAGACGCAGGCTACACCGCGGTGATCTCTCACCGTTCTGGTGAAACCGAAGATGCAACCATCGCAGATCTGGCTGTTGGTACCGCTGCCGGTCAAATCAAAACGGGTTCTATGAGCCGTTCTGACCGCGTTGCTAAATACAACCAACTGATCCGTATCGAAGAAGCGCTGGGCGACCGCGCAGTATTCAACGGTCTGAAAGAAGTTAAAGGTCAGTAA
- the sodC gene encoding superoxide dismutase family protein — MKLSTFLLPLIFCSGAALAADLTVTMNESLPQGNGRALGKIVVTETPYGLLFSPQLAGLTPGIHGFHLHENASCASAEKDGKMVPALAAGGHFDPKKTSAHLGPYSDKGHLGDLPGLVVNADGSANYQVLAPRLKSLSELKHHALMIHAGGDNYADHPMPLGGGGARMACGVIE; from the coding sequence ATGAAGCTAAGCACCTTCTTGTTACCCCTTATATTTTGCTCTGGCGCAGCTTTGGCAGCGGATTTGACCGTGACTATGAATGAATCATTACCGCAGGGAAATGGCCGGGCGCTTGGCAAGATAGTCGTAACGGAAACGCCCTATGGACTGCTATTTAGCCCTCAGTTAGCTGGATTGACACCGGGCATTCATGGTTTCCACCTGCATGAAAATGCCAGTTGCGCGTCCGCAGAAAAGGACGGAAAAATGGTACCCGCGTTAGCGGCGGGCGGGCATTTCGATCCGAAAAAAACTTCAGCGCATCTGGGGCCTTATAGTGATAAAGGACATTTGGGGGATTTGCCTGGATTGGTCGTTAACGCCGATGGTTCAGCCAACTATCAAGTCTTGGCTCCACGCCTAAAATCCTTATCGGAACTTAAACATCACGCCCTAATGATTCATGCCGGCGGCGATAACTATGCCGATCATCCTATGCCGTTGGGCGGTGGCGGAGCGAGAATGGCCTGCGGTGTGATTGAGTAA
- the queE gene encoding 7-carboxy-7-deazaguanine synthase QueE, protein MLYPINEMFQTLQGEGFFTGVPAIFVRLQGCPVGCSWCDTKHTWEKNVDREVDVQRILVKTEESDAWGNASEQQLLTLLRQQGYTARHVVITGGEPCIYDLLPLTTLLEQEGFSCQIETSGTYEVQCSEKTWVTVSPKVNMRGGLKVLEQALTRADEVKHPVGRMRDIEALEALLATLHDNKQRIIALQPISQKEEATRLCIETCIARNWRLSMQTHKYLNIA, encoded by the coding sequence ATGCTGTACCCGATTAATGAGATGTTCCAGACTTTGCAAGGTGAGGGCTTTTTCACCGGCGTACCGGCGATATTTGTCCGTTTACAAGGCTGCCCGGTAGGGTGCAGCTGGTGTGACACCAAACATACCTGGGAGAAAAACGTCGATCGGGAAGTCGATGTGCAGCGTATTTTGGTGAAAACCGAGGAAAGCGACGCTTGGGGCAACGCCAGCGAACAACAGTTATTAACCCTTCTTCGCCAACAAGGCTATACGGCGCGCCACGTGGTAATTACCGGCGGTGAACCTTGTATTTACGATTTATTGCCGCTAACCACTCTGCTAGAGCAGGAAGGCTTTAGCTGTCAGATCGAAACCAGTGGCACTTATGAAGTCCAATGCTCGGAAAAAACCTGGGTTACCGTTTCACCTAAAGTGAATATGCGCGGCGGGTTAAAAGTATTAGAACAGGCTTTAACTCGGGCAGATGAAGTGAAGCACCCGGTTGGGCGAATGAGAGATATTGAAGCGTTGGAGGCATTATTGGCCACGTTGCACGATAATAAACAACGAATTATCGCGCTACAGCCGATCAGTCAGAAAGAAGAGGCCACGCGACTTTGTATTGAAACCTGTATCGCCCGCAATTGGCGATTATCTATGCAGACCCACAAATATTTAAATATTGCCTGA
- the queD gene encoding 6-carboxytetrahydropterin synthase QueD, producing MSTTLFKDFQFEAAHRLPNVAEGHKCGRLHGHSFMVRLEVTGEVDAHSGWVMDFAELKAAFQPIWERLDHHYLNDIPGLENPTSEVLAAWIWQQLKPQLPELSAVMVKETCSAGCVYRG from the coding sequence ATGAGCACCACATTATTTAAAGATTTTCAGTTTGAAGCCGCACACCGGTTACCTAACGTGGCAGAAGGCCACAAATGTGGTCGTTTGCACGGCCATTCATTTATGGTTCGCCTGGAAGTGACCGGGGAAGTTGATGCTCATAGCGGTTGGGTTATGGATTTCGCCGAGCTGAAAGCAGCTTTTCAGCCTATTTGGGAGCGTTTGGATCATCATTATCTAAACGATATCCCCGGTTTGGAGAACCCAACCAGTGAAGTTTTAGCGGCTTGGATTTGGCAGCAGTTGAAACCGCAATTACCGGAGCTGAGCGCAGTCATGGTAAAAGAAACCTGCTCCGCAGGCTGCGTCTACCGCGGTTAA
- the cysJ gene encoding NADPH-dependent assimilatory sulfite reductase flavoprotein subunit, producing MTTQAPPTSLLPLSPEQLARLQAAVGEFSPTQMAWLSGYFWGMVNQQPNVPAHGVAEPETPCITLISASQTGNARRLAEQLRDDLLAAKLKVNLVNAGDYKFKQIAQERLLVIVASTQGEGEPAEEAVALHKFLLSKKAPKLTETAFAVFGLGDTSYEYFCKAGKDFDTRLAELGAERLLERVDADVEYQAQAEQWRQQVVTVLQARAPAQSASAAAQTLSGAVDEMTSSPYSKTTPLTAQLAMNQKITGRDSEKDVRHIEIDLGESGLRYQPGDALGVWYENDPALVDELVELLWLKGDEPVTVEGQTLPLPLAQALRLHFELTQNTTVIVDKYAALSRDEKLIALLADKSKLQHYAHSTPIVDMVRQAPADLNADQLIALLRPLTPRLYSIASSQAENETEVHITVGVVRYDIDGRPRSGGASGFLADRLEIDGDIRVFIEHNDNFRLPANPETPVIMIGPGTGIAPFRAFMQQRDAEGASGKNWLFFGNPHFTDDFLYQVEWQRYVKEGLLTHIDLAWSRDQSEKIYVQDKLREKGAELWRWIQQGAHIYVCGDANRMAKDVEKTLLDVVAEHGAMDAEQADEFLSELRFARRYQRDVY from the coding sequence ATGACGACTCAGGCTCCTCCAACTTCATTACTCCCGCTTTCGCCGGAGCAACTGGCCCGCTTACAGGCGGCGGTCGGCGAGTTTTCGCCAACGCAAATGGCGTGGCTGTCCGGGTATTTTTGGGGCATGGTCAATCAACAGCCGAACGTGCCTGCTCATGGGGTTGCAGAGCCGGAAACGCCGTGTATTACTCTGATTTCTGCGTCTCAAACCGGTAATGCGCGTCGTTTGGCCGAACAGTTGCGTGACGATCTGTTGGCAGCAAAACTAAAGGTTAATCTGGTTAATGCGGGCGACTACAAGTTTAAACAGATTGCTCAGGAGCGCCTGTTAGTCATTGTCGCCTCGACTCAAGGAGAAGGTGAGCCCGCGGAAGAAGCGGTAGCGCTGCACAAATTTCTGCTATCCAAAAAGGCGCCTAAACTGACGGAAACCGCGTTTGCGGTCTTTGGATTGGGCGATACCTCTTACGAGTATTTCTGCAAGGCGGGTAAGGATTTTGATACGCGTCTGGCCGAATTAGGCGCAGAACGTTTGTTGGAACGTGTGGATGCCGATGTGGAATATCAGGCGCAGGCTGAACAGTGGCGGCAGCAGGTGGTGACTGTTTTACAAGCTCGCGCTCCGGCACAATCTGCCAGCGCAGCGGCGCAGACGCTAAGCGGTGCTGTGGATGAAATGACCAGCAGCCCGTATAGCAAAACTACGCCACTTACCGCACAGTTGGCGATGAACCAGAAAATCACCGGGCGAGATTCGGAAAAAGACGTACGCCATATAGAAATAGATTTAGGTGAATCCGGTTTGCGCTACCAGCCGGGGGACGCACTGGGCGTGTGGTATGAAAACGATCCGGCGTTGGTGGACGAGCTAGTCGAGTTACTGTGGCTAAAAGGCGATGAGCCGGTCACGGTGGAGGGGCAAACTTTGCCACTGCCACTGGCGCAGGCGCTGCGCTTGCACTTTGAACTGACGCAAAATACCACGGTGATTGTTGATAAATATGCCGCGCTTTCTCGCGATGAGAAACTGATTGCTCTGTTGGCGGATAAAAGCAAGTTACAGCATTACGCTCATAGCACGCCGATCGTCGATATGGTGCGTCAGGCACCGGCGGATCTGAACGCCGATCAGCTGATTGCTTTGTTACGTCCACTCACCCCACGTTTGTATTCCATAGCTTCATCTCAGGCGGAAAATGAAACCGAAGTGCATATCACCGTTGGAGTCGTGCGCTATGACATCGATGGTCGTCCACGCAGCGGCGGTGCGTCTGGCTTCCTGGCCGATCGCTTGGAAATCGATGGCGATATTCGGGTCTTTATCGAACATAACGATAATTTCCGTTTGCCCGCTAACCCAGAAACGCCAGTCATTATGATTGGGCCGGGCACCGGTATCGCGCCTTTCCGCGCATTTATGCAACAGCGCGATGCCGAAGGTGCCAGTGGGAAAAACTGGTTGTTCTTTGGCAATCCACACTTTACCGATGATTTTCTCTATCAGGTCGAGTGGCAGCGTTATGTCAAAGAAGGTTTGCTTACCCATATCGATCTGGCCTGGTCGCGGGATCAATCGGAAAAAATATACGTACAAGACAAACTGCGCGAAAAAGGTGCAGAACTGTGGCGCTGGATACAACAAGGTGCTCATATTTACGTCTGCGGCGATGCCAATCGCATGGCTAAAGACGTCGAGAAAACTTTACTGGACGTGGTGGCTGAGCACGGTGCGATGGATGCCGAGCAAGCTGACGAATTTTTAAGTGAGCTGCGCTTTGCGCGCCGTTATCAGCGAGATGTGTACTGA
- the cysI gene encoding assimilatory sulfite reductase (NADPH) hemoprotein subunit, whose protein sequence is MNDKHPGPLVVTGQLSDGERMKSQSNYLRGTIAEDLHNGLTGGFSGDNFLLIRFHGMYQQDDRDIRAERAEQKLEPRHAMMLRCRLPGGIITPQQWLGIDKFATDNTLYGSIRITNRQTFQFHGILKGNVKPAHQLLNQLGLDALATANDVNRNVLCTSNPVESELHQEAYEWAKRISEHLLPRTRAYAEIWLDAEKVATTDEEPILGATYLPRKFKTTVVIPPQNDVDLHANDLNFVAVADKGKLIGFNVLVGGGLSIAHGDKNTYPRKASDFGFIPLAHTLAVAEAVVTTQRDWGNRTDRKNAKTKYTLERVGVDVFKAEVEKRAGISFAPTKPYEFTGRGDRIGWVKGIDKKWHLTLFIENGRLLDYPDRSLKTGVAEIAKIHQGDFRLTANQNLIVAGVPEKEKDRIEALARQHGLMDSNVSRQRENSMACVSFPTCPLAMAEAERFMPEFVTKIEGILHKHHLSDEYIVMRVTGCPNGCGRALLAEIGLVGKAVGRYNLHLGGNREGTRIPRMYRENITADEILAITDELVGRWAKERDTNEGFGDFIIRAGVIKPVIDSARDFYEWQGAV, encoded by the coding sequence ATGAATGATAAACACCCTGGACCATTGGTTGTGACTGGTCAATTGTCTGACGGCGAGCGGATGAAATCCCAGAGCAATTACCTGCGTGGCACTATTGCCGAGGATTTACATAACGGTCTGACCGGTGGTTTTTCCGGCGATAACTTCCTGTTAATTCGTTTTCATGGAATGTATCAGCAGGATGATCGTGATATTCGCGCTGAGCGAGCGGAGCAAAAATTGGAACCTCGCCATGCCATGATGCTACGTTGCCGCCTGCCGGGGGGGATTATCACGCCACAGCAATGGCTGGGCATTGATAAATTCGCGACGGACAACACGCTGTACGGCAGCATTCGTATTACCAACCGTCAGACTTTTCAGTTTCACGGTATTCTGAAAGGAAACGTTAAACCGGCTCATCAGCTATTGAATCAGTTAGGTTTAGATGCATTGGCGACGGCCAACGATGTAAACCGCAACGTACTCTGTACCTCTAATCCGGTAGAGTCTGAACTGCATCAGGAGGCCTACGAGTGGGCGAAAAGGATTTCCGAGCATTTATTGCCACGTACTCGAGCCTACGCCGAGATTTGGCTGGATGCGGAGAAAGTGGCAACCACCGATGAAGAGCCGATTCTGGGTGCAACTTATTTGCCGAGAAAATTTAAAACCACGGTAGTTATTCCTCCGCAAAATGATGTTGATTTGCATGCTAACGATTTGAACTTCGTTGCGGTGGCGGATAAAGGTAAATTAATCGGTTTTAACGTGTTGGTTGGTGGCGGACTGTCCATTGCGCACGGTGATAAAAATACTTACCCACGTAAAGCCAGCGATTTTGGTTTTATCCCGTTGGCGCACACGCTGGCGGTAGCTGAAGCCGTGGTAACCACCCAGCGGGATTGGGGGAATCGTACCGATCGTAAAAATGCGAAAACCAAATATACGCTAGAGCGCGTCGGCGTGGATGTGTTTAAGGCAGAAGTGGAAAAACGCGCTGGAATTAGCTTTGCACCGACCAAACCCTATGAATTTACGGGTCGGGGCGATCGCATCGGCTGGGTGAAAGGCATTGATAAAAAGTGGCATTTGACGCTGTTTATTGAGAATGGTCGCCTGCTGGATTATCCAGATCGTAGCCTGAAAACCGGCGTGGCTGAGATCGCTAAAATTCATCAGGGAGATTTTCGCTTAACCGCTAATCAAAACCTGATTGTAGCGGGCGTACCGGAGAAAGAAAAAGATCGCATTGAGGCGCTGGCACGTCAGCATGGGCTGATGGATAGCAACGTTAGCCGCCAACGAGAAAACTCGATGGCCTGCGTTTCATTCCCTACCTGTCCGTTGGCGATGGCGGAAGCAGAACGTTTCATGCCGGAGTTTGTCACGAAAATTGAAGGCATTCTGCACAAACATCATTTATCTGATGAATATATCGTGATGCGCGTCACCGGCTGCCCAAATGGTTGCGGTCGCGCTCTACTGGCAGAAATCGGATTAGTGGGTAAAGCGGTAGGCCGCTATAACCTGCATTTGGGCGGCAATCGTGAAGGTACGCGTATTCCGCGCATGTATCGTGAAAACATTACCGCCGATGAGATTCTGGCAATTACCGATGAATTAGTTGGCCGTTGGGCCAAAGAGCGTGATACCAACGAAGGCTTCGGGGATTTTATTATTCGCGCTGGTGTAATAAAGCCGGTTATTGATTCAGCCCGTGACTTTTACGAATGGCAGGGGGCGGTGTGA
- a CDS encoding phosphoadenylyl-sulfate reductase, whose translation MSQFNLNELNALPKAEQAAALALVNGQLEVLSAQDRVSWALENLPGEYVLSSSFGIQAAVCLHLVTRQRPDIPVILTDTGYLFPETYRFIDELAEKLQLNLQVFRAEHSPAWQEARYGKLWEQGVEGIERYNELNKVEPMNRALETLGAQTWFAGLRREQSGSRAKLPVLALQRGVFKLLPIIDWDNRRIYQYLTEHGLNYHPLWEQGYLSVGDTHTTRKWEPGMSEEETRFFGLKRECGLHES comes from the coding sequence GTGAGCCAGTTTAATCTCAATGAATTAAATGCCTTACCCAAGGCCGAGCAGGCAGCGGCACTCGCGCTGGTTAACGGTCAGTTGGAAGTGCTTTCCGCACAGGACCGCGTGAGTTGGGCATTGGAGAATTTACCGGGTGAATACGTTTTGTCATCCAGTTTTGGTATTCAAGCGGCGGTATGCCTGCATTTGGTGACGCGCCAGCGGCCAGATATTCCGGTTATTCTGACGGACACAGGCTACCTGTTTCCCGAAACCTATCGGTTTATTGACGAATTAGCCGAGAAACTGCAGCTCAATCTGCAGGTATTTCGTGCTGAACACAGCCCAGCGTGGCAGGAAGCGCGCTATGGCAAACTGTGGGAGCAGGGCGTAGAAGGTATTGAGCGTTACAATGAGTTGAATAAAGTGGAGCCGATGAATCGCGCGTTGGAAACGCTGGGAGCGCAAACCTGGTTTGCAGGCCTACGGCGCGAGCAGTCAGGCAGTCGGGCCAAATTACCGGTATTGGCCTTACAGCGTGGAGTATTCAAGCTACTGCCGATTATCGACTGGGATAATCGCCGTATTTATCAATATCTGACCGAGCATGGCCTGAATTACCACCCGTTATGGGAACAGGGCTATTTATCCGTTGGAGATACTCATACAACCCGTAAATGGGAACCCGGCATGAGTGAAGAAGAAACGCGCTTTTTCGGTTTGAAACGGGAATGCGGGCTTCACGAAAGCTAG
- a CDS encoding aminopeptidase — protein MFSRLHLKLAIVTLCFSTVFPLNAAAAAAKSEPLGKIAEQQTRHIATYFPGRMAGSPAELLAADYLNQQFETMGYQTNLRVFNTRYLYTSKNGKQSWRNLSATSVIAAHGGREPQQVVIMAHFDTYTPHSDQDLDKNLGGLTLQGVDDNASGVGVMLELAERLKDIPTRYSLRFVALSAEEVGAQGAANYLKRMSAEEKENTLLVITLDSLITGDRLYFNPGQHDAKSFAAKSRDRALTLARNAGIPAASRPENTPEPHCRADQNAFDKSGISVLSVEATNYQLGKKDGCQQRAISPHFPLGETRHQSQWDNLNYLDHHLPGRIAKRSRDSVKILLPLVKELAGANK, from the coding sequence ATGTTTTCCCGCCTTCACCTGAAACTGGCGATTGTTACGCTTTGTTTTAGCACTGTATTCCCACTGAATGCGGCGGCCGCAGCGGCTAAAAGTGAGCCGTTAGGGAAAATAGCCGAGCAACAAACTCGCCATATTGCCACCTACTTCCCTGGACGTATGGCCGGTAGCCCTGCCGAATTGCTCGCCGCCGATTATCTTAACCAGCAATTTGAAACCATGGGTTACCAGACCAATTTGCGGGTTTTCAATACCCGCTATCTTTACACCAGTAAAAACGGCAAGCAGAGTTGGCGCAACCTCAGTGCCACTTCGGTCATTGCCGCCCACGGTGGTCGCGAGCCGCAGCAAGTGGTGATCATGGCCCACTTTGATACTTACACGCCTCATAGCGATCAGGATTTGGATAAAAACCTAGGCGGCCTGACGCTGCAAGGCGTGGATGACAATGCCTCTGGCGTCGGTGTGATGCTTGAACTGGCGGAGCGGTTGAAAGACATTCCGACCCGTTATAGCTTGCGTTTTGTCGCTTTAAGCGCTGAAGAAGTCGGCGCTCAGGGTGCAGCAAACTATCTGAAACGCATGAGCGCAGAGGAAAAAGAAAACACCTTGCTGGTCATCACCTTAGACAGTTTGATTACCGGCGATCGTTTGTATTTCAACCCCGGCCAGCATGATGCTAAAAGCTTCGCAGCGAAAAGCCGCGATCGCGCCCTGACGTTAGCGCGCAATGCCGGAATCCCAGCGGCGAGTCGCCCGGAAAACACGCCAGAGCCTCACTGTCGCGCCGATCAGAATGCCTTTGATAAATCGGGCATTTCAGTGCTTTCCGTCGAAGCCACCAACTATCAGTTAGGCAAAAAAGACGGTTGCCAACAACGTGCTATCAGCCCCCATTTTCCATTGGGGGAAACCCGCCACCAGAGTCAGTGGGATAATCTGAATTATCTCGATCATCACTTGCCCGGCAGGATTGCCAAACGTTCGCGGGATAGCGTCAAAATCCTGCTGCCGCTGGTAAAAGAGCTAGCCGGAGCAAATAAATAA